From the genome of uncultured Methanobacterium sp.:
AATCCTTACTTCTACCTCTGGTGGGCCACTGTTGGCTGGGCCTTCATGCTTAAAGGAATAGAATTAGCTGGAATCATAGGAGTTCTGAGCTTCCTGGTGGGTCACTGGGGGGCAGATCTTAGTTGGTACAGTGTTGTGTCTTTTTTCACCAGCAAAGGAAGACATGTGCTCCCAGGCAAACGTTACCAGATCATGATGATGATCTGTGGAGTTTTCCTGGTGTTTTTAGGAGTTTATTTCATTTATTCCACCCTAATAGCCTGATTAAAACCCATTAGACTTCAAAGTATAGAATAAATAGTGCATTAGAGCAGGATAGGAATTATAATCTAGATAAAGTATTAGAACTGGACATAAGTATTGGAAAAATAATTTGTAAATGGGGAATTTTCAAACCTTATTGTAATTATTTAAGTCACCAAGGAATATTATAAAAACATGAAAGCTGTTGTTTTCGATAACTCCGGAACCCTAATCTCAAGATACAGGGCTATTAAAGACATTAATAACGGATTTATCCATGATAACACCAGTTCCATTGATCTGGTTGATAAACATCCCTCCCGGGCCCTGGTGGTCCTTCAGACCGACCCTTCCACCTGTCTGGTTAATGCCAGACCAGATCAAACCATCTATCAATTCATAGTACGGAACAAGGTGCCCTTTGACATAAGTTACTCCTCTTCAGGTATCCTGAAAGAGGACGTATTAACTCTTATTAAAGATGAAGATGTAAAAATCAGTGATATTCAGGATACCATTCAAGCAGTGGTTGAAAAAAATTATAACGTGCAAATATGCAGTGGATCTGGTTTTATTATGAACACCAGAACAGGCCATATTGAATTCACCATCACCGCTGGAGGTAAAATATTCCCGGAAGTTCCAGAGGTGGTGGAAGAACTCAAAAAAAGATCATGCCATATTTACGTGGCATCAGGAGACCGGATGAAGTCCCTTGAGGAATTGGCCAGTTTCATCCACATTCCCTCGGAGAATGTTTTCGGCACAGCCGATTCCTGGAGAAAAAAGGAAATTGTGGCCGGACTTAAAAGTATATACCGAGTGATGATGGTAGGTAACAGCGCCAACGATATCTTGGCACTTAAAGAAGCAGATATTGGCGTTTTAACCACACAACAAGCTGAAAAAACACCTAAAAAAGTTTTTGATGCTGCTGACGTGGTGGTAGGTAATATTAAAGAGATTCTGGATATCGATTTTTAATTGATATTTAGTAGTATTATACCAATTAACCCATCTTACATCCAATCTAATTTTTTTTAATCATTTTCCAGTTTAATCCATTTTCCAGGTTATAACTTTTAAATGAACATATATTGGGCTTTAATGGATTATACTCTAGTTATATGAATTATACTCTAGTTATATGGATTTACATCCCATTATCACTATTTCCTGAGTATCTACTCAACATTAAATTAACCCAAACTAATCATTGGTAACGTTTCAGTAGAGGAATAATCAGATAAACCAGACTTGACCACCCATATCCAACTTCTTTCATAAAGGGAAGGAATGTAATTCCCAATGCAAGCAAAGAGATTACAGGTAGCATTAAGTTAATCCTTAAACTGGATTTTCTTATTTCATCATCAACATCATCCATCAGCCCACTGTTGAATGCGTGACGTCCGTTTAGGAACAAAAGAAAACCTATGGCAAAAAGATTCAGATCGAAGAATATGTTGGGAATCTGGAAATTCCCGTATTCCCCTACAAAAAACGCAGAAAAAGGAACCAGTGCCACGAAAAGCAGCCAGATGATGATTATCCACAGCAAAGTATCATCTGCTCTTTTAATCCGGTTAAACTGAGTATGGTTGATTCTCCAGAAAACAGCCAGAAGAATAAAACTGATAAAGTAACTGTAAAAATTAGGTAAAAGATTTATAAGAGCCTGATAAAGCCCAGCCTCAGTGGGATTGGCTATTGAGGGCACCGTAATTCCCAGAACCAGAAGGGTCATGGCTATTGCAAAAACACCATCCACCAGGGTTTCTATACGTTTGGCATTGATCCCTGTGGAGTTTCTTTCCTTTTTGTCTTGCAACGGTTTCCCCCCCCCCCATTATAATAATTTTTTAAAGTTATAATGACTTTACATATAGTAATGTTTTAAATACTACTCATTAATGCTTTAATAGCCCAATAATAATTTAAATGTCCATTAATGACTTTCCAGATTACAGTACATTTCCATATTACAATGACTTTTCCATATTACGGTATCTTTCCATATTACAGTGACCTTTCCAGACTTTTAATGGCACTGCGCACTGCTCTTTCTTCCATGACTCTGTAGGTCACCAGGAGACAAATTAAAAGTATTGGCACCAGTATGTCCAGAAATAGAACCGTTCCTGCATTTCCAGTGGAGTAGTTACTCGTAGCAAAGATGTTAGTTATATGGCTTAGTGCATCCCCCAACAGGAAGATAGAAACCCCAATAACGGTGGCTGTCCAGAAATTGCCCCGGATCCAGATGCATAATATTCCCAGAACCCCAAACGCCAGATTGGCAAAGGCCACTTCCTGTTGAAAGGGACTTCCCGGAGCCCACCCAATGGATGAAGCCACCTGGTTAGCAAAAAGAGAATGTCCAATGGAAGCCCAAATAGAACCAAACCCTACTGTAAACACCAGTAATGATAGGAGAGTTGTTCCCACTATTCTTTTGGTGGTTAAAACTCTTTTAGAATAAAATTGAATCCCCAGCATTATTAATGCGCCAATTATCCCCAGTATCAGCCAGGTGTAAGCTGTATCCATTTAAACCCCCTCTCTTATCTAGATTTTACTGTAGATAAAAAAATTAACACTTTAATAGTTTAGTTTTATTATCGTTTATTTAATACATTGCTCTGGGAAAAAAATGGAAAAATTTATATGCCATTTCTGCATCCGGAAAAAAATGTCCATTATAGAACTTAAAGCTTCAAAGGCAGGAGCAAGGACCTTTATAGATATCAGATTATAGATCTTAGATTACTTATATCAATGCTTTACAGACTTATCAGCTCGTATTCTTGAAAACCTAATCCCACTTCTTCGGCATATTCCAACAGCACCTTCCCATCAACACCATCCCACACTCCTCTGAATTTATCTCCTCCTCGGTGGTGTTGGTGTTCAAGCAGGGAGTTTTCCAGTCCCACTTGTTGATTAACCAGATCATAGCTTGCCCTATCAAGGGCCACTGGATCAGTAGATGCCAGTATTCCAATGTCCGGAACTATGGGAGCATCACTGAATGCTTCACAATCACAGTCTGGAGTAATGTCCATGAGGAAATTAATGTAACCAACCTTTCCTTTTTTACTTTTAACTGCCCCATAAGCATATTCTACCATTCTTTCCATGAATTCAGTTAGTGAATTAAAATCCAATTCTATAGCAGATTCCGGGCAGGTGGCCAAACAGTTATTGCAGGCTACACATGCTTCTGGATCGATCACTGCTTTACCCTCCACCAGTGACATGACCGATACTGGGCAGGACCCGATACAATTTCCGCAACCGGTGCAATTATCACTTATAATTGGCTTAGAACATTGATGCTGTTCAATTTTTCCAGGGGAGGATGCACAGCCCATGGCCAGATTCTTAATTGCCCCTCCAAACCCACTCATACCATGTCCCTTGAAGTGGGATAAAACCAGCATACTGTCTGAGTTTTCGATATCACCTGCGATTTTGACTTTCTGGAAATGTTTCAAGTCCACTTCTACCCGAATCCAGTTATCCCCACGGATCCCATCAGCAATAACCAACGGGGCCCCGGTAACTGCATATGCAAAACCGTTTTTTACGGCGGTCTGGAGATGGTCCACTGAGTTATGGCGACTACCATAATAAAGGGTGTTAGTATCAGTTAGGAAGGGTTTGGCATGGCAATTAAAAGCCTCTTCAACCACTGCACTTACCAGGACCGGTTTAAGATATGCATCATTTCCCTTTTCTCCAAAGTGAAGTTTTATGGCAGTTAAATCATCCTTCTGGATGAATTCCCCAAATCCTGCCATGTCAAATAACCGTTTTATTTTACTGGTCTTATTTTCTCCCTGGCTCCGAGACCGGAAATTAGAAAGATACACTTCACTAGACATTTTAAAATCCCCTCGTCCAATTTTTAATGACCGGTATTTATTCATATCATTATTTTCAATAATTTATTTTCAATCATTTATTTTCAAGGTCAATAAGAACATCTCTACTTTTTATAACATTATTATAGTTGTCTAACTCAATTATTCCACGATCAATTCCATTTATCAGGTTCAAATCAAGTGTCCCATCACCTAACGCCAGATGCTGATCCTTATCCCCATTATTATCACTTAAATGATAGTAATGGGTTTTTTCAATTTCTAAAAATGAAGCAGGATGATCAGTGGTATTGGCATGCCCCATGTCTACTGTGGCGTGGCATCCACATTGATCCAGGAAGTAAGAATGTTCTTGCGCAGTATTACAGAAGTAAGCGTAACGATGTGGCATGTTCTCCACCGATAAAATAACACCACTATCTTCTGCATATTGATTTGCCTCTTTTAGAGTTTCAATGGCAAAATATTTGCCCATCTCTCTGATCCTATCTTCTAATCTGTGTATCATCCCCGGATGAGTGGTTATGGCCTTTGCCCCTATTTCTGATGCCAAGTCCACTGTTTCGGTAATCTGACGGAGGGTTTCATCCCGAATACCCGGATTCATACTGGCAGGGTTTAGATCTATGGTGGGAGCATGCAGGAAGACCTCCACATCATAGGATGAGAATATTTCCAGATTACCATCCTGGCTCTGGATATTCCGGGGCCAGTATGGACCTTCACAGAGTATTTCCATAAGATCAAAGCCATCAACAGTTGCTTTATCTAAAAAATCTTCAAAAGACTTCATGAAAAGAGCCAGAGTTGAAAATCCGATTTTCATGTTACCTATTTTTTAAAGTAATTCTGATATATTTTTCGAATTTCATTTACCATAACCAATTTCATTTATCTTAACCTACTTGCCCATCAAGGAGGGATGATATGAGAAATCCTATTTTGTAGTTAATTTTTCAGTTGATTTTAGGGACCCCAACATTTATATGGAAAGTGGATATATCTAATTAAACTATGTCGAAAATTGATATATTGATTATTAGAATAGAGAGGTGTGACGTGGATGGATGATGAACCAATTAGAGATAAGCCACCAGAAGATTCCAAGAACCCAGAAGATTCCAAGAATAATATTCCCGCAGATGAACTTGAAAAAATCGAATTTAAAAAATCGCGTGGCTACTACCGTAACGCAATGGAGAGTCAAGACTTATTTGGAAATTTGGATCAATTCGAAAAAAAACTGGTCAGAGGAGTTATGCGAGGCTCAGGCCCAATAATAATGCTCTGGCTTATTAGTAAAAAAGGACAGCATGGTTATGAGATTATGACCCAGCTCCACGAATCCTCTCCATTCAGCGATAAAATTAAGATGCCCAGCGCCAGCATCATCTACCCTAAATTACACCAGCTTGAAAAGAAAGGCCTTATAAAGGGTACCTGGGAAAACCACGGAAAAAGAAAAGTTAAATATTACGAAATAACCTCAGAAGGTGTTGAAACCCTTGAAAAGGTGAGAAGTTTCTTTAAAGCCCGTGAAAATAACCTTTATGAAGATTTTCTAGAAGACGTGATGTGTATAAAAAATAATAGGAGTTAACGGTATGAAATATGCCATTGAAACCTCTGATCTCACCAAAATATATGGTGACTTTAAAGCAGTTGATGCTTTAGACTTGAAAGTTGAAAATAAAAGCATATTTGGATTTTTAGGCCCCAATGGGGCAGGTAAAACAACCACTATTAAAATGCTCACCTGTCTAATTCCTCCTACATCAGGAACAGCAAAAGTAGCAGGATACGAAATCACCAAATCACCAGATGAAGTTCGCCAAAAAATAGGGATGGTACCACAACTGGTAAGCTTATATGGTGATCTTACTGCACGTGAAAATGCAGAACTATGTGCAGATTACTACGGAATGCCACGGGACCTTAAAGAACAGAGGATAGACGAATTAATGGAACTGGTGGACATTAAGTATGCTGAAAATAAGATGGTTAAGCAGATGTCCGGAGGACAGAAACAGAAAGTATCGGTAGTTGCCAGCCTTGTACATCAGCCAGATATTCTGTTTTTGGATGAACCTACCATTGGTCTTGATCCAACCACCAAAAGCGTTTTATGGGATTTAATTGATGAATTGAACCAGAGCGGCCACACCATTATCCTCTGTTCCCACGATATGTACGAAGTGGATATGCTCTGTGATCACGTAGGTATAATCAATTTAGGAAAACTCGCTGCCTTTGACACACCACAGGGCCTCAAAGACACAGTACTTACACAGGAAGAATGCACTGAAAGTAACGTAGGCGATATTGTACGTGAAATGGAAGAATCTGATACTCTCAGCAGCACCAATCCCTCACTCTGCAAGCTGAAAGAAGTTGCAAGAGAATCTGAAATTGACAAAGCCCGAGAAATGAGTTTGATGGTAACTGGTTCAGATAGTGAGCTGGTTAATAGATTATCCCAAATACCATGTGTATTGGATATTGAAACTCATGCTTCAGGAAGACTTGGATTCAAACTGGCCAACACTGAAAATGCTGTTACCCAAGTGATATCAGCAATCATGGAAACTGGAGGTAACATAACATCCATATCAACTAAGGATCCTTCATTAGAGGATGTTTTCATGAAAGTAACTGCCAAAAAGGTTAAAAAAGAAGGGGAGGGAGATTAGATGGTTGAAACCAAAAAAATCATGTGGATGCTTAAAAAAGACTTAATAGTCCTTTGGAGACATAAACCACGTTTATTTTCCATTATTCTATTCCCCATCATTATGATCGCCCTTTTCGGTTATGGTATGGGAGGATCCATTGAAAATATTCCCGTAGTAATAGTATCACAGAGTGATGGCCCTGTAACCGACGCTACACTCAATGCCATTAAAGGGACGTCATTTTACAACGTAGTAAACATCATCAATGATCCTCAACGGGGAAAAGAAATGGTTGAATCAGGGCAGGTTAAAGCGGCAATAATGCTACCCTCTGATTATGATAATTTAAACAGTAACAATGCCAAGTCCGTGGTGGTTTACGTGGATTCTTCGGATCAAATGGCCACGCAGGCACTGGTACCGGCAACACAAGGCCTTTTCAGCCAGATATCTTCCCAGATCGGAATTCAGAAACTACAGGCAATGAATAACCAGTCCTCAGCAGTTCAGGTACAGTCACAGGGTGTTCAACCCACATCTGCACTGGCTGGAGTAAACTACCAGAACATAATGAACTCCATAAACTACCAGATCACCAAGATCTACGGTGACATCAAGTACATTGACTTCCTGGTTCCAGCGGTTCTGGCCATGACCATCATGATGGGGGCCATGTTCAGTATGGGAGAAGCTTTAGCCGGTGAAAGAGAACGAGGGGAACTGGCACGATTATTCATGACTCCCACTAGCGTAGCAACTGTAGTGGGAGGTAAGATCATATCAAAACTGACCATAGAAACGGCAAGAGCCATAGTTCTGATTGCAGCAGCAATAGTGCTGTTTGGCATTACAATCAACGGTAGCATAGCACTTACCATATTACTGCTGGTACTTACTGCATTGTGCTTTGTAGGTTTTGGAATAATGATTTCTGCCAGAGTATCAACTCAGGAAGATTACACTCAGATGGTGATGCCTTTCACCATGCCCATGATGTTCGTTTCAGGAGTGTTCTATCCCATTGAAACCATGCCCTGGATATTCCAGAAAATAGCATACATAACACCTTTAACCTATGCTAACGACGCGTTAAGGGGAGTTATGTTAAAAGGATCAACTATCGGTGATATTTGGATTGATATAGCCGTGCTTGCAGGTTTCACCCTATTATTCTTCGCTATGGGTGTAACCAGATTTAACAGAGACATTTAAGAAGAGTTTAGCTTAACGAATGTGTAAATAAGGTGATAAAATGGATATTGGAAAAAAGCAAATCCTTCTCGGATTTATGATAACATGCCTTTTGGCATCGCCAATGGGCATAGCAACGGCTGCAGGTGCAGATTGGAGTTCATTCCATGAAAATGCACAGCACACCGGTTTTATTGATCAGGCCGCAGATTTCACACCTACAGTCTGGTATTTCAGTACACAGGGAGCTATAAAATCATCCCCTGCCATAATGAACAAAATAATTTATTTTGGTTCTAACGACGGCCATGTTTACGCGGTTAACATGGAAGACGGCACCAAACTTTGGGACTATAAAACTGATGGAGCCGTAGTATCATCCCCAGCACTGGCAGGAGATGTTCTGTACGTGGGATCATCAGACGGATACCTGTACGCTCAGGATACCAAAAATGGTGATGTTAAATGGAAATACAAAACTGGTAACGCTATTGAATCCTCCCCACTGGTTCAGGGTGACCGTCTCTATGTGGGATCCGGCGATGGACGGGTTTATGCAATAGATATTAACAATGGTACCAAAGTATGGGAATACAACACAGGCAATTCAGTTAAATCATCCCCAGTAATCTCTGGAAGCACACTGTTTGTTGGATCAGATGACGGGAAAATATACGCCCTGAATATAAACACTGGTAATAAGACATGGGAGTACACCACAGGAGATAAGGTGGAATCATCGCCTGCAGTGATGAACGATGTGGTTTACATTGGATCTGACGATGGAAAACTATACGCTCTTAGTACCACTGATGGAACGCTCCAGTGGAACTACGATATGGGTAAAGCTGTTGCCTCTTCACCAACAATTGACACCAACGACAACAGCCTGTTTGTAGGGGCTGACAATGGTAAGATGATCTGTTTGGACACCCGAAACGGTGCGGAAAAATGGAATTACACTGCCAGTGGTGCGGTAAAGACCACCGCCACCATCACCGGGAACAAAATAGTATTTGGATCCGACGGAGGCACAGTTTACATAGTAAACAAGTACAACGGTAACGAAGAGTGGAGCTACAATCCCGGATATGGTATCCTTAATCAGCCTATGCAATCTTCTCCGGTAACTTACGGAAACATGATCTACATTGGTGCTGATGATGGATCCCTATATGCACTCAATAACGACAAAAAAACCGCTCCCATGTCAGTATACGTCTACTATATTGGTGGAGCAATTGTAGTCATAATCGCTCTCTTACTGATTGGTAGAGCTGTGCGTAACCGAAGACAAAATAAGGATAAATAAAACGCGTCTAAATTCGGTTTTAGATAAAATACAGAAGATAATCCCATCTTCTGTTATATTTTTTTTAAAAATTCTTTTTTTAAATTAGGGAATTTATTTTTCAGAATAAATACTAAAAATTACTATAAAAGTCTAATACTGATAATACGATTAAATTAAGCTAATAGAGCTAATTGCGAACTTAAATATTCACTATCCCGATATTCTCTCATATACCCTATTCGATTACCTTATAATTCTATTCTATGATAAAAAGTTCTGTAATCTACTAGAAAGAATCGCAAAAATAACAATATAAATTATTAAAAAAGGAAAACAGGAGGTTTAAAAACTATTTACTGAACTCCTTTGCAAGCTGTATTTCAATGGCTGAAACATTAGTGGAGGTTCCCTCATTGTTCATAATCTCTTCAGTGGATATTTCAATACTTCCAATATTCACATCAGTTATGAATCTGTTTCTGACTATCTCTGCAACATCTACTGCTCTAGAAATGGCTCGTCCTCTGGCTTTGAGTAATACTTCCTGAGAACCGCCGTTCATCTGTGTTACTACAGCTAATACATAGTTCATTACCGGTTTGTTTCCAATGTACACCACATTTTCCTCTGACATTCACTTAACCTCCATTGATATACTATGATTCTATGCTGTTACTAATATCATATATATTTTATGACAGAGCTAAGAGAAATAAGCCATTGAAAGGTTACAAAAAAATAAATATCTATTAAAATCCATTTAATATCTGTTAAAAACCAGGAATTATCTATAAAAACCAATAAATGTCTGTTAAAACCAACAAATATATGTTAAAACCAGTGATTTTTTACAATATTAATTCAACACCAAGAACACTTTAAAAGCATATTTTCTTATTTTTGCAAAATTAGTTCATTAAGAGATATCCAACTTTGACACAATTACAAAACTGGAGAAAAATCAATTATAAATCATTCTGGACATTATTAAATACTTTTGGGAGATTTTGATGGAATATCATTAACGGATACATATCATCATAACTTAAATACTTCGAGTAACCGAAAACAATACTCAGAGGTAACATGAAACAATACTCAGGAAATTAGTAAGCCCGAATATAATACCCTCAGATTACGAGTCAATTGCACGAAATATTACCACCAGACCATCTACATGATCCTCAAAATCTTTAATGAGGGTCACACTACCATCAACTGTTAATTTACTTCCATCTTTGGTTGGTAGAATGGCTCTTTTAAAACTGGATTCAGTCATAGAAATATCCTCACCCTGGGGGAATTTGTAATCCATAGGTTTGAATATGTCCCTTACGTCACGACCTAACGCATCTTCTTCCAGCCAGCCGGTTAATTCTTCAGCCATTGAATTCATGAATCTTACCTGGCCATGGGGATCCGTGGCAATTACCCCATCACTGATGCTTCTGAGCATAGCTCCTAACCATTTATCATGTTTTCGGAGCTTTTTTTCCAGGCGATCCCGGTAAAGGGTTATTTCAATGGCAGTGTTGAGTTCACTTTCTTCGAATGGTTTGCGTAAAAATCCATAGGGTTGTTTGAGAATAAATCCAGAAGGCTCGGTTATTTTGGCCCTTTGCACTGTTTTCTCATCAGAGTAGGCAGTCAGGTAGATGATGGGAATTCCCAGTTTGGAGCGGATCTTTTCTGCAGCCTGGATACCATCCATTTCACCTTCCAGTTTAATATCCATGATCACCAGATCAACGTTTAACTCTTCAGCTGCCTTAATAGCCTCTTCACCAGAAGACACAATTGCTGGCACATTAAATCCAACACTATTTAAGGCTTTTTTCATGTCTTCAGCAGTTATCCTCTCATCTTCCACTATCAGGATATTTACATTAGCCATTTGATACTCCCCCACTATCCACATTAACCCTCAATCTGGACTAATTTTCTAAATAACAGTATTAATCATTTTGAAACTTGAAAAGACACTACCATACCGTTTATTTTATGCTTATAATCTTTTATGGGAGTTACAGCACCCTTAATCATGAAGTGTGACCCATCACGAGAAGTTATTTCCGGTTTTCCCTCTGTGGCCAGAACATCTTCCAGGGAGGATTCATCGTTAATTTCAGAAAGAGGCAAGAAAACCTCTTCTAAATCTTTACCCAGGGCATCATCTTTAGTCCAGCCAGTTATCTTCTCAGCCAGGGTGTTAATGAATCTGATCTGACCGGTGGAATTGGTTGCAATCACCGCTTCACTGGTTTTAAGTAACATAGCCGATGCTATTTGATCGTGCTCTTTTTCCATCTGATGACGGTACAATGTGATTTCTATAGCAGCATGGAGTTCGTTCTCATCAAATGGTTTACTTAACATTCCCTGCCCTTTAACCAGGAAGCCAGATGGTTCTGTTAACTTAGCTCTTTCAACAGTTTTTTCATCAGAATAAGCGGTTAGATAAATTACTGGGATGTCATATAACTTTCTTATCTGGGCAGCTGCTTCAATACCGTCCATCTCTCCCTCTAATTTAATATCCATGAGTACTAAATCGGGTTCAATTCGTCCAGCCTGTTGAACGGCACCTTCACCTGTAGAACATATCACCGGTACTTTGTAACCTGCAAACTCCAGTCCTGCCCTTATGTCTTCTGCGGTGATTCTTTCATCTTCCACCACCAGAATAGTTGCACTGGCCATGGTTATCTGTGCTCCTGAAATTTATACAACATACTCTTAACTAGTTTAGTAATTGTTAATTATATCCTTGCCATCTTATAATGATTCTCTGTGCTTAATTTTTCACACATCCAGTGCATTTATTTATCACCGTGCATCTCTCTGGCCATAATGATCTTGTTAATAGCATCTAAAACCGCTTCGACACTGGCCATAACCACATCTTCTACAGTTGAACGGCCTGTGGCACTGTTACCTTCACCATCAGCCATAATTATAAACACCTCTGCCAGGGCGTTTGTACCCCCAGTTATTGCTTCAATATGGTATTCTTTAAGTTCTATGTCAGCAGTTTCCCTCACAAGATCTTGTATCGCGTTAATAGCAGCATCAACTGGCCCAACGCCAGTTTTTGCAGCAGTTTTTATCTTACCATCAATGTTAAGTTTAACTGTAGCTGTGGGAAGTACATTATCCCCGGTCATCACTGTGAATCCTTCCAGTTTGACCTTTTCCTCCTTGGGTTTTCCTAACACAGTTTCCGCCAGTGCCTGGAGATCAGCATCGGTAACCATTTTACCCTTATCACCAAGCTTCTTCACCTGATCATATAAGGTACAGAACTGGTTTTCATTCATTTCAATATCATATTCATCAAGTTTGGATTTTATGGCTCGAGCTCCAGTGTGTTTTCCCATTACTATACGGCGGGTGTGACCTACCATCTCCGGTTTAAGGGGCTCGTAGGTCTCAGCATTCTGTAAAACACCATGCACATGTATCCCTGCCTCATGGGCAAATGCGTTTTCTCCCACAATGGCCTTGTTAGGAGGCATTTTCACCCCGGTGATTCTGGAAACCAGTTCCGAAGTTCCCACTAAAAGTTCTGTGGTTATATTAGTTTTAACACCATAAGTGGCCATAAGAGCCATGACTACTTCTTCAAGAGAGGTGTTACCTGCTCTTTCCCCGAGACCATTGATGGTGGCGTGAACCTGCTGGGCTCCGGCTTCCACTGCTGCCAGGCTGTTGGCCACTGCCAGTCCAAAGTCATCGTGACAGTGCACACTTATGGGAATATTCACCACGTTTTTAATATCCGATACCAGCTGGCGCATTGAGGCCGGCACCATAACCCCCACTGTGTCGGGGACGTTGATTACATCTGCCCCTGCATCCTCCACTGCAGTGTAAACTTCTTTCAGGTATTCAAACTCAGTTCTGGTGGCATCTTCTGCTGAGAACTCTGCTATGATACCATGATCCTTGATGTATTCCACTGCCTCCACTGATTTAGTCAGTATTTCCTCCTGACCCATGTGTAACTTGAATTCCCTGTGTAATGGAGAAGTGCCTATGAAAGTGTGAATGTAATCCACATCAGAATTTA
Proteins encoded in this window:
- a CDS encoding PadR family transcriptional regulator produces the protein MDDEPIRDKPPEDSKNPEDSKNNIPADELEKIEFKKSRGYYRNAMESQDLFGNLDQFEKKLVRGVMRGSGPIIMLWLISKKGQHGYEIMTQLHESSPFSDKIKMPSASIIYPKLHQLEKKGLIKGTWENHGKRKVKYYEITSEGVETLEKVRSFFKARENNLYEDFLEDVMCIKNNRS
- a CDS encoding DUF6790 family protein, which translates into the protein MDTAYTWLILGIIGALIMLGIQFYSKRVLTTKRIVGTTLLSLLVFTVGFGSIWASIGHSLFANQVASSIGWAPGSPFQQEVAFANLAFGVLGILCIWIRGNFWTATVIGVSIFLLGDALSHITNIFATSNYSTGNAGTVLFLDILVPILLICLLVTYRVMEERAVRSAIKSLERSL
- a CDS encoding ATP-binding cassette domain-containing protein, with protein sequence MKYAIETSDLTKIYGDFKAVDALDLKVENKSIFGFLGPNGAGKTTTIKMLTCLIPPTSGTAKVAGYEITKSPDEVRQKIGMVPQLVSLYGDLTARENAELCADYYGMPRDLKEQRIDELMELVDIKYAENKMVKQMSGGQKQKVSVVASLVHQPDILFLDEPTIGLDPTTKSVLWDLIDELNQSGHTIILCSHDMYEVDMLCDHVGIINLGKLAAFDTPQGLKDTVLTQEECTESNVGDIVREMEESDTLSSTNPSLCKLKEVARESEIDKAREMSLMVTGSDSELVNRLSQIPCVLDIETHASGRLGFKLANTENAVTQVISAIMETGGNITSISTKDPSLEDVFMKVTAKKVKKEGEGD
- a CDS encoding DUF362 domain-containing protein, with amino-acid sequence MSSEVYLSNFRSRSQGENKTSKIKRLFDMAGFGEFIQKDDLTAIKLHFGEKGNDAYLKPVLVSAVVEEAFNCHAKPFLTDTNTLYYGSRHNSVDHLQTAVKNGFAYAVTGAPLVIADGIRGDNWIRVEVDLKHFQKVKIAGDIENSDSMLVLSHFKGHGMSGFGGAIKNLAMGCASSPGKIEQHQCSKPIISDNCTGCGNCIGSCPVSVMSLVEGKAVIDPEACVACNNCLATCPESAIELDFNSLTEFMERMVEYAYGAVKSKKGKVGYINFLMDITPDCDCEAFSDAPIVPDIGILASTDPVALDRASYDLVNQQVGLENSLLEHQHHRGGDKFRGVWDGVDGKVLLEYAEEVGLGFQEYELISL
- a CDS encoding ABC transporter permease, with the protein product MVETKKIMWMLKKDLIVLWRHKPRLFSIILFPIIMIALFGYGMGGSIENIPVVIVSQSDGPVTDATLNAIKGTSFYNVVNIINDPQRGKEMVESGQVKAAIMLPSDYDNLNSNNAKSVVVYVDSSDQMATQALVPATQGLFSQISSQIGIQKLQAMNNQSSAVQVQSQGVQPTSALAGVNYQNIMNSINYQITKIYGDIKYIDFLVPAVLAMTIMMGAMFSMGEALAGERERGELARLFMTPTSVATVVGGKIISKLTIETARAIVLIAAAIVLFGITINGSIALTILLLVLTALCFVGFGIMISARVSTQEDYTQMVMPFTMPMMFVSGVFYPIETMPWIFQKIAYITPLTYANDALRGVMLKGSTIGDIWIDIAVLAGFTLLFFAMGVTRFNRDI
- a CDS encoding sugar phosphate isomerase/epimerase, whose protein sequence is MKIGFSTLALFMKSFEDFLDKATVDGFDLMEILCEGPYWPRNIQSQDGNLEIFSSYDVEVFLHAPTIDLNPASMNPGIRDETLRQITETVDLASEIGAKAITTHPGMIHRLEDRIREMGKYFAIETLKEANQYAEDSGVILSVENMPHRYAYFCNTAQEHSYFLDQCGCHATVDMGHANTTDHPASFLEIEKTHYYHLSDNNGDKDQHLALGDGTLDLNLINGIDRGIIELDNYNNVIKSRDVLIDLENK
- a CDS encoding TMEM175 family protein; this encodes MQDKKERNSTGINAKRIETLVDGVFAIAMTLLVLGITVPSIANPTEAGLYQALINLLPNFYSYFISFILLAVFWRINHTQFNRIKRADDTLLWIIIIWLLFVALVPFSAFFVGEYGNFQIPNIFFDLNLFAIGFLLFLNGRHAFNSGLMDDVDDEIRKSSLRINLMLPVISLLALGITFLPFMKEVGYGWSSLVYLIIPLLKRYQ
- a CDS encoding HAD family hydrolase gives rise to the protein MKAVVFDNSGTLISRYRAIKDINNGFIHDNTSSIDLVDKHPSRALVVLQTDPSTCLVNARPDQTIYQFIVRNKVPFDISYSSSGILKEDVLTLIKDEDVKISDIQDTIQAVVEKNYNVQICSGSGFIMNTRTGHIEFTITAGGKIFPEVPEVVEELKKRSCHIYVASGDRMKSLEELASFIHIPSENVFGTADSWRKKEIVAGLKSIYRVMMVGNSANDILALKEADIGVLTTQQAEKTPKKVFDAADVVVGNIKEILDIDF